One part of the Ignisphaera cupida genome encodes these proteins:
- a CDS encoding radical SAM protein, translating into MELDKKSLRKAFEDLYEKLGDGKIRCLICERKCVIDNMKRGLCRNYINIDGVLYHIGYGVLSAVESRPIEIKPFFHYWPNSTALTFSGYGCNFYCPWCQNYLLSFSDLPKSYDKFSPEELVKIAILNGDEGLNASFNEPTATLFDFLLDVFDLGRRKGLYGSIVTNGYLTIKAIKKLVDVGVDGWSIDIKGCPKMRKALVSVDHSIIYRNAKYIIDSGGHVEMVYLVVTNTNDFEECYQWIIDQHIKYLGHDVPLHVNRYYPANYWKELSTPINKLIEIAEEAKKSGIEYVYIGNIGDSTYETTKCPKCGKTLVVRIGYRVRFFDVDREGDNYKCPKCGYKINIRGRYIPSKKISLF; encoded by the coding sequence ATGGAACTAGATAAAAAGTCTCTTCGTAAAGCTTTTGAAGATCTCTATGAAAAACTTGGTGATGGGAAAATTAGGTGTTTAATATGTGAAAGAAAGTGTGTTATTGATAATATGAAACGTGGTTTGTGTAGAAATTACATAAATATTGATGGTGTGCTTTACCACATTGGCTATGGTGTTTTAAGTGCTGTGGAGAGTAGACCTATTGAGATAAAACCATTTTTTCATTACTGGCCTAACAGCACAGCCCTAACTTTTTCTGGATATGGCTGCAATTTTTATTGTCCTTGGTGCCAAAACTATTTGCTTAGCTTTTCTGATCTTCCCAAGAGCTATGACAAGTTCTCTCCTGAGGAACTTGTTAAAATAGCTATTCTCAATGGTGATGAGGGTCTCAATGCCAGTTTTAATGAGCCTACAGCTACACTATTCGATTTTCTACTTGATGTTTTTGATCTTGGTAGAAGAAAGGGTTTATACGGATCCATTGTTACCAATGGTTATTTAACAATTAAAGCAATTAAAAAGCTTGTTGATGTAGGGGTTGATGGGTGGAGTATAGATATTAAGGGCTGTCCAAAAATGCGCAAAGCCCTGGTATCGGTAGATCACAGCATAATCTATAGAAATGCTAAATACATAATTGATAGTGGAGGTCATGTGGAAATGGTTTACCTAGTTGTAACAAATACAAATGATTTTGAGGAATGCTACCAGTGGATTATAGATCAGCACATCAAATACCTTGGACATGATGTACCACTTCATGTAAATAGGTATTACCCAGCTAACTACTGGAAAGAGCTTTCAACACCAATCAACAAATTGATAGAAATAGCTGAGGAAGCTAAGAAAAGCGGCATAGAATATGTTTACATAGGCAATATAGGAGATTCCACGTATGAGACAACAAAATGCCCTAAATGTGGAAAAACACTAGTGGTTAGAATTGGTTATCGCGTAAGATTTTTTGATGTAGATAGGGAAGGAGATAATTATAAATGTCCCAAATGCGGATACAAAATCAATATAAGAGGCAGGTATATACCAAGTAAAAAGATTTCACTTTTCTAA
- a CDS encoding formate dehydrogenase accessory sulfurtransferase FdhD yields the protein MNIISSSKIVRVNGNSSKELDDFVAEEVEGRIYIDGVEVFRLPTSPHMLEYLGIGYAITHGFDVSESKVIVEGSNVLLFYVKTLTKTMDRCLNTLDVKVKAVDIFKAFNEASEKAKLFKATGCFHFAALFTLEGNLIDIVEDISRVGALLKLIGKAYEAKIDFRKTMVVLSSRAASEMIESIAAMCIPIAVFRGAPTRKSIEIAKKNNITLIAHVRENKLNIYSGFNKIDFSS from the coding sequence TTGAACATTATCTCATCATCTAAAATTGTTCGTGTTAATGGTAATAGCTCTAAGGAGCTTGATGATTTTGTTGCTGAGGAAGTTGAGGGAAGAATATATATAGATGGTGTTGAGGTTTTTAGATTGCCAACATCTCCACATATGCTTGAATATCTTGGAATAGGCTATGCCATTACACATGGATTTGATGTTTCAGAGTCCAAGGTGATTGTTGAAGGCAGTAATGTTCTTCTATTCTATGTAAAAACATTAACAAAAACAATGGATAGATGCTTAAATACTTTAGATGTGAAGGTAAAAGCCGTGGACATATTTAAAGCATTTAATGAAGCAAGTGAAAAAGCAAAATTGTTCAAAGCCACTGGATGTTTTCATTTCGCAGCTTTATTCACATTGGAGGGAAATTTAATTGATATTGTTGAAGACATTTCTAGGGTAGGTGCATTACTTAAACTAATAGGCAAAGCGTATGAGGCGAAAATAGATTTTAGAAAAACAATGGTAGTTCTTTCTTCAAGAGCAGCATCGGAAATGATAGAGAGCATAGCAGCGATGTGTATACCAATAGCTGTTTTTAGAGGTGCTCCAACAAGAAAATCTATTGAAATTGCAAAGAAAAACAACATAACATTAATTGCACATGTAAGAGAAAACAAGCTCAACATTTATAGTGGCTTTAACAAAATTGATTTCTCATCATAA
- a CDS encoding MFS transporter: MRKTIFLVSSINMFLMFISGLTYPIVPLYLVGHRGFNAFESGVLVSLSSFVSFVFSIVWGYVLNRIRGRETLFVGVGALITVMFFLLASIYVENVLLLSVFYALAGIGFACSLVSSTTIVSDISSHENIGRGMGVFWAAGSLGWATPLLFAGYILNRFGIKAIFYIAISMSLIIALMSIILKKVINSLKNAEDMLIQKHVKRSSYRFLRRKSYLVFLVTSIMFAAGDVAKNIYVPQYYAYGVGLGEEYATILLSIASWFEIPMLIAFGYFVDKFGSRYVYTLSLLSMAVFMLLNIFIVKDFASAFASMAFYSIVWASYASSAYVLAVELAKNEEPASLGLLNSNIPLASILYTPIGGYITFTQGYKANFAYIAASLIASSIAFHHSLNSSNSK, encoded by the coding sequence ATGAGAAAAACAATATTTCTAGTGTCCTCTATAAATATGTTTCTAATGTTCATATCTGGTTTAACATATCCTATAGTACCTCTGTATCTAGTTGGGCATAGAGGTTTCAATGCTTTTGAATCTGGTGTTTTAGTATCTTTATCATCTTTTGTAAGTTTTGTTTTTAGTATTGTATGGGGATATGTTTTGAATAGAATTCGTGGAAGAGAAACGCTTTTTGTTGGTGTTGGTGCATTAATTACTGTCATGTTCTTTCTTTTAGCATCTATTTATGTTGAAAATGTTTTGCTTTTATCAGTTTTCTATGCTCTTGCTGGAATAGGTTTCGCATGTTCACTAGTTTCTTCAACAACTATAGTTTCTGATATTAGTTCTCATGAGAATATTGGTAGAGGTATGGGTGTTTTCTGGGCTGCAGGTTCCTTAGGCTGGGCAACACCTCTTCTCTTTGCTGGATATATTTTGAATAGATTTGGAATTAAAGCTATATTCTACATAGCAATATCAATGTCTCTTATAATAGCTTTAATGTCAATCATTTTAAAGAAAGTAATTAATTCGCTAAAAAATGCTGAGGATATGCTTATTCAAAAACATGTGAAGAGATCTTCCTATAGGTTTTTGAGAAGAAAATCTTATTTAGTGTTTTTAGTTACGTCAATAATGTTCGCTGCTGGTGATGTTGCTAAAAATATTTATGTTCCTCAATACTATGCGTATGGAGTTGGTCTTGGAGAAGAATATGCAACAATTTTGCTAAGCATAGCTAGTTGGTTTGAAATACCAATGCTTATAGCATTTGGTTATTTTGTAGATAAATTTGGTTCAAGATATGTATATACATTGAGTCTTTTATCAATGGCTGTTTTCATGCTATTAAACATCTTCATAGTAAAAGACTTTGCATCAGCATTTGCGAGCATGGCATTTTATAGTATTGTATGGGCATCATATGCATCGTCAGCATATGTTCTTGCAGTTGAATTAGCAAAAAATGAGGAGCCAGCATCACTAGGACTTCTAAACTCCAATATACCACTTGCAAGCATTTTGTATACCCCAATAGGTGGGTACATAACATTTACTCAAGGTTACAAAGCGAATTTCGCATATATTGCAGCTTCGCTAATTGCTTCATCAATAGCATTTCACCATTCCCTCAATTCATCCAATTCTAAGTAA